The following are from one region of the Microbacterium sp. BK668 genome:
- the trpD gene encoding anthranilate phosphoribosyltransferase, whose product MAELYTWPEILTALLDQRDLSVSESTWAMRKIMRGEATPSQLGAFLVALRAKGETVDEIVGFRDAILEAALPLPVDAAVLDIVGTGGDRFGTVNVSTMAAVVAAASGVPVVKHGNRAASSASGSSDVLSALGIDLTLSPDAVAETLGRAGITFAFASAFHPGFRHAGPTRAELGVPTVFNFLGPLCNPARAEANAVGVAHLDRVPLITGVFQTRGATALVFRGDDGLDELTTTGHSRLWEVSRGDIHEHDLDPRDLGIPLAEIDDLLGGDPAHNAAVVHRVFAGDQGAVRDIVLLNAAAGIVAYRLFRDAAQVQRPILERLAEARDDAAAAVDDGRAASKLDEWVAVTRSLAG is encoded by the coding sequence ATGGCGGAGCTGTACACGTGGCCGGAGATCTTGACGGCGCTTCTCGACCAGCGCGACCTCAGCGTGTCGGAGTCGACCTGGGCGATGCGCAAGATCATGCGGGGCGAGGCCACGCCGTCGCAGCTGGGCGCATTCCTCGTCGCGCTGCGCGCGAAGGGCGAGACCGTCGACGAGATCGTCGGCTTCCGCGACGCCATCCTCGAGGCCGCGCTCCCGCTTCCCGTCGACGCCGCGGTGCTCGACATCGTGGGGACCGGCGGCGACCGCTTCGGCACGGTGAACGTCTCGACGATGGCGGCCGTCGTGGCCGCGGCATCCGGAGTCCCCGTCGTCAAGCACGGCAACAGGGCGGCCAGCTCGGCCTCGGGGTCGAGCGACGTGCTCAGCGCGCTCGGGATCGACCTGACGCTCTCGCCCGACGCGGTGGCCGAGACGCTCGGCCGCGCCGGCATCACGTTCGCCTTCGCATCGGCCTTCCACCCCGGCTTCCGCCACGCGGGACCCACGCGCGCGGAGCTGGGCGTGCCCACGGTGTTCAACTTCCTGGGGCCGCTGTGCAATCCGGCGCGCGCCGAGGCGAACGCGGTGGGGGTGGCGCACCTCGACCGCGTTCCGCTCATCACGGGCGTCTTCCAGACCCGCGGCGCGACCGCGCTGGTCTTCCGCGGCGACGACGGCCTGGACGAGCTCACCACGACGGGCCACTCGCGCCTGTGGGAGGTCAGCCGCGGCGACATCCACGAGCACGACCTCGACCCGCGCGATCTCGGCATCCCTCTCGCCGAGATCGACGACCTCCTCGGCGGCGACCCCGCGCACAACGCCGCCGTCGTGCATCGCGTCTTCGCGGGAGACCAGGGCGCCGTGCGCGACATCGTCCTCCTGAACGCCGCGGCGGGAATCGTGGCGTACCGCCTCTTCCGGGATGCCGCGCAGGTCCAGCGTCCGATCCTCGAGCGCCTCGCCGAGGCCCGTGACGACGCGGCGGCGGCGGTCGACGACGGCCGGGCGGCCTCGAAGCTCGACGAGTGGGTCGCGGTCACGCG